The proteins below come from a single Halomonas binhaiensis genomic window:
- a CDS encoding hydrolase: MTFRNGLASLLRPEDSVLVLIDHQPYQLANVNSHEPQMVVNNATALAKAAKAFGVPTILTSVIADRGGLIFPQITDVFPDQEVIDRTFINTWQDQKVVDVVKATGRKQLIIAGLWTEICVAMPAIQALGEGWDVTVVTDASGAVSVEAHEVAIQRMIGAGANMMTWLAVVSEWQRDWARTEHAAELSELLVQHVGGSGIALLWEQQLLNTPVPSKAG; this comes from the coding sequence ATGACTTTTCGTAACGGCCTTGCGTCGCTTCTTCGTCCCGAGGACTCAGTGCTTGTTCTGATCGATCACCAGCCCTACCAGCTCGCGAACGTGAACAGTCACGAACCACAGATGGTGGTCAACAATGCGACGGCGCTGGCCAAGGCCGCCAAGGCCTTCGGCGTACCCACCATCCTGACCAGCGTTATCGCGGATCGGGGCGGTCTCATCTTTCCCCAGATCACCGATGTGTTTCCCGATCAGGAGGTGATTGATAGGACATTCATCAACACCTGGCAGGACCAGAAAGTGGTGGACGTGGTCAAGGCCACCGGCCGCAAGCAACTGATCATTGCTGGCCTGTGGACAGAAATCTGCGTCGCGATGCCAGCGATCCAGGCTCTTGGTGAAGGTTGGGACGTGACAGTCGTCACTGATGCCTCGGGCGCCGTTTCGGTAGAGGCACACGAGGTTGCCATCCAGCGCATGATCGGGGCTGGCGCGAACATGATGACCTGGCTGGCTGTAGTGTCCGAATGGCAGCGCGACTGGGCCCGGACAGAGCATGCTGCCGAGCTGTCGGAGTTACTTGTGCAGCATGTCGGTGGCAGCGGAATAGCCCTCTTGTGGGAGCAACAACTCCTCAACACACCGGTACCGAGCAAAGCAGGCTGA
- a CDS encoding alpha/beta fold hydrolase, translated as MATITAQDGTNIFYKDWGAKDAQPIVFHHGWPLSSDDWDSQMLFFLSQGYRVVAFDRRGHGRSDQTDTGNDMDTYAADTAELVNALNLREAIHIGHSTGGGVVARYVARAEPGRVAKAVLIGAVTPVMLQSASNPEGTPMEVFDGFRSALASNRAQFFRDVPSGPFYGFNREGTEIQPGLIDNWWRQGMAGGAKAQYDSIEAFSETDFTSDLQAIDIPVLVMHGEDDQVVPIAASAYKAIDLLPNGTLKTYPDLSHGLFATHPEQINADLLEFIRAG; from the coding sequence ATGGCGACAATCACCGCTCAGGACGGCACGAATATCTTCTACAAGGACTGGGGAGCGAAGGACGCCCAGCCCATTGTCTTCCACCACGGCTGGCCGCTTTCATCGGACGACTGGGACAGCCAAATGCTGTTCTTCCTCTCGCAGGGTTATCGCGTCGTCGCGTTTGACCGGCGCGGGCACGGCCGCTCCGACCAGACCGATACCGGCAATGACATGGACACCTATGCGGCCGATACGGCAGAACTGGTGAACGCACTCAACCTGAGAGAGGCGATCCATATCGGTCATTCGACCGGTGGCGGCGTTGTCGCACGTTATGTCGCTCGAGCAGAACCAGGCCGCGTCGCCAAGGCAGTTCTGATCGGAGCGGTGACGCCGGTCATGCTTCAGTCGGCATCCAATCCGGAAGGCACCCCTATGGAGGTGTTCGATGGCTTCCGCAGCGCTCTGGCGTCCAACCGCGCCCAGTTCTTCCGCGACGTGCCCTCAGGTCCGTTCTACGGGTTCAATCGCGAAGGCACCGAGATCCAACCAGGCCTGATCGATAATTGGTGGCGTCAGGGCATGGCGGGTGGCGCCAAGGCCCAGTACGACTCCATCGAGGCTTTCTCCGAAACCGACTTCACCAGCGACCTTCAAGCGATCGATATCCCTGTATTGGTGATGCATGGTGAAGACGACCAGGTTGTGCCGATCGCAGCATCCGCTTACAAGGCCATCGACTTGCTGCCAAACGGTACGCTCAAAACCTATCCCGACCTGTCGCATGGCCTGTTCGCCACACACCCCGAGCAGATCAATGCCGATCTGCTTGAGTTCATCCGAGCCGGTTAG
- a CDS encoding saccharopine dehydrogenase NADP-binding domain-containing protein encodes MNKLMIYGAAGYTGSMAAEHAASAGLDLVLAGRDRDRAALEVLAARLGTDVRLFALDDSGAIETGLEGISVLLNTAGPFNNTAEPLMSAAIRAGVHYLDFSAEIDTYRQALALDGQARAAGVMLLPGSGGSVAMLGSLAGHAVARIKDPHKISIALHVAGGMSRGSAISASQNIVTETLHLVDGELVVRSSEDVRDFDFGKGPQSSVPVTLPDLVTLHQATGVTDIETFVHVTAGAFPSGDIEDLPAGPGTEERAANRYRAAVEVSDTDGNVVYSVLDTVNGYTFTAMAAAEAARRVLAGEVRPGFQTPVGLFGHVFAETIADTRITDLLPDEY; translated from the coding sequence ATGAATAAACTGATGATTTATGGTGCTGCCGGCTACACCGGTAGCATGGCGGCGGAGCACGCTGCATCCGCAGGACTCGACCTCGTTCTCGCCGGCCGTGATCGAGACCGGGCGGCGCTTGAGGTATTGGCCGCGCGTCTCGGCACCGATGTGCGGCTCTTTGCACTGGATGACTCCGGTGCCATCGAAACAGGCCTTGAAGGTATTTCCGTTCTGCTCAACACCGCCGGGCCGTTCAACAACACAGCCGAGCCGCTCATGTCTGCCGCGATCCGTGCCGGAGTTCATTACCTCGATTTCTCGGCCGAAATCGATACCTATCGGCAGGCGCTGGCGCTCGACGGCCAAGCTCGTGCCGCGGGTGTGATGCTGCTGCCGGGAAGTGGAGGCAGTGTTGCGATGCTGGGGAGCCTCGCAGGCCATGCTGTCGCGCGGATCAAGGATCCACACAAGATCAGTATTGCCCTTCATGTGGCGGGAGGAATGTCGAGGGGATCGGCGATCAGTGCGAGCCAGAACATCGTGACGGAGACGCTCCATCTCGTCGACGGTGAACTCGTTGTGCGTAGCTCCGAGGACGTGCGCGATTTTGACTTTGGCAAGGGGCCGCAATCCTCGGTTCCCGTGACCCTTCCTGATCTCGTGACTCTTCACCAGGCGACGGGCGTGACTGATATCGAGACCTTTGTTCATGTCACTGCTGGGGCATTTCCGAGCGGAGACATCGAGGACCTGCCTGCCGGTCCCGGCACCGAAGAGCGAGCGGCGAATCGGTACCGGGCAGCCGTTGAGGTCTCCGACACGGACGGCAATGTAGTGTACTCGGTGCTCGATACGGTGAATGGCTACACCTTTACCGCCATGGCGGCAGCGGAAGCTGCCCGGCGTGTGCTTGCGGGTGAGGTTCGGCCCGGCTTTCAAACGCCCGTCGGGTTGTTCGGCCATGTCTTCGCAGAGACCATTGCCGATACGCGGATTACTGATCTTCTGCCTGATGAGTATTGA
- a CDS encoding VOC family protein, translating to MLDHIFLTVSDTDRSIAFYERVLPVLGITSRLDYDGKHGPAHHPDLKGFGAKGRVFFWLSQGAAAPEAVHVGFVADSEAMVNAAHAEALMAGATEIHPPGPQLHYDPRYYAAQVRDLDGYSLEFVYKSWQHES from the coding sequence ATGCTTGATCATATCTTCCTCACGGTCAGCGACACCGATCGTTCTATCGCATTCTACGAACGCGTGCTTCCCGTTCTGGGAATCACCAGCCGACTCGACTATGACGGCAAACATGGCCCTGCGCATCACCCGGACCTGAAAGGTTTTGGGGCAAAGGGCCGCGTGTTTTTCTGGCTGAGTCAGGGGGCGGCTGCGCCTGAAGCGGTGCATGTTGGCTTCGTTGCAGACTCCGAGGCGATGGTGAATGCCGCTCATGCCGAGGCATTGATGGCTGGCGCAACAGAGATACACCCTCCCGGGCCGCAGCTTCACTACGATCCACGCTATTACGCGGCTCAGGTCAGGGACCTGGATGGTTACAGCCTGGAATTCGTCTACAAGAGTTGGCAGCACGAGAGTTGA
- a CDS encoding SDR family NAD(P)-dependent oxidoreductase has product MSIIVITGGSRGIGASTALECARRGMGIILTYNRNPDAAHTVVSQIQAEGGKAVALPLDVGNVGSFANFRQVVEQTLEAKWNSRSLSGLVNNAGYGLYHLIETVTEEQFDGLLSVHLKGPFFLTQTLLPLLMEGSSIVNLTSATTRVATSGVAPYATFKGGLEVLSRYMAREFGERRIRVNSVSPGPIRTELGGGLNEAFETLLASQTALGRVGEPEEVARVIASLLTEDGAWINAQNIEVSGGYII; this is encoded by the coding sequence ATGAGCATCATCGTGATCACTGGCGGTAGTCGGGGCATCGGCGCAAGCACTGCACTGGAATGTGCCCGCAGAGGAATGGGCATCATACTTACCTATAACCGCAACCCGGATGCCGCCCACACAGTGGTCAGTCAAATCCAGGCAGAGGGCGGCAAGGCTGTCGCGCTTCCCCTGGATGTTGGCAATGTCGGGTCTTTCGCGAACTTCCGACAAGTGGTGGAACAGACCCTGGAGGCCAAGTGGAACTCCCGGTCGCTGAGTGGGCTGGTGAATAACGCTGGCTATGGTCTGTACCACCTGATCGAGACCGTTACCGAGGAGCAGTTTGATGGTCTGCTGAGTGTGCATCTCAAAGGACCGTTCTTCCTGACCCAAACGTTGCTTCCGCTACTGATGGAAGGTTCCAGCATCGTCAACCTGACCAGTGCAACCACACGCGTGGCAACGTCAGGTGTCGCGCCTTATGCGACGTTCAAGGGTGGGCTGGAGGTACTGTCTCGCTATATGGCCAGGGAGTTCGGTGAGCGTCGCATTCGAGTCAATTCGGTGTCGCCGGGACCGATCCGTACTGAGCTGGGCGGTGGGCTGAATGAAGCATTCGAAACCCTGTTGGCCTCACAGACGGCGCTTGGCCGGGTCGGTGAACCGGAGGAGGTCGCTCGTGTGATTGCTTCGCTGTTGACCGAGGATGGTGCATGGATCAATGCACAAAACATCGAAGTTTCCGGCGGTTACATCATCTGA
- a CDS encoding AraC family transcriptional regulator, whose amino-acid sequence MEEQLNELRSLAAHAENRRTETGIPRVAMVQGAIPEHELAAVYDPMVNLILQGSKSMTVGEQTLHYDPATYFVMSVDLPAAGVIRSSTSGAPYLAVSLTLDAPLLTGLLSDLPNTANRVGQDTGFSVAAVTPELLDAWVRMLRLMKQPSDIPALAPAYEREILYRVLQGPMGWMLRDIATPDTALARVNQAIQRIRREYEKPLRVEELAADVAMSVSAFHRHFKAVTALSPLQYQKQIRLLQARTLLIAAGYSVTAAAHEVGYESPTQFSREYARTFGMPPAKDTTRIITSMKA is encoded by the coding sequence ATGGAAGAACAACTGAACGAACTTCGAAGCCTTGCTGCTCATGCGGAAAATCGCCGGACCGAAACCGGTATTCCGCGTGTGGCGATGGTCCAGGGAGCCATCCCAGAGCACGAGCTTGCTGCCGTGTACGATCCGATGGTCAACCTGATCCTGCAGGGCAGCAAGTCCATGACCGTGGGCGAGCAGACCCTGCACTACGATCCCGCGACCTATTTCGTCATGTCTGTCGATCTTCCAGCAGCCGGCGTCATCCGTAGCAGCACTTCTGGCGCGCCCTATCTCGCCGTCAGCCTGACCCTTGATGCTCCTCTTCTGACTGGCCTGTTGTCGGATCTCCCCAATACCGCCAACAGAGTCGGGCAGGATACGGGCTTCTCAGTCGCGGCAGTGACGCCGGAACTTCTTGATGCCTGGGTACGCATGTTGCGCTTGATGAAGCAGCCATCCGATATTCCTGCGCTGGCACCGGCCTATGAGCGCGAGATCCTCTACCGAGTTCTTCAGGGGCCGATGGGGTGGATGCTGCGCGATATCGCAACGCCTGATACCGCACTTGCCCGAGTGAACCAGGCTATCCAACGCATTCGTCGCGAGTACGAAAAGCCCTTACGAGTGGAAGAGCTCGCTGCAGATGTCGCCATGAGCGTGTCGGCGTTCCATCGCCACTTCAAGGCAGTGACAGCACTCAGCCCCTTGCAATATCAGAAGCAAATTCGACTGCTGCAAGCACGCACACTGCTCATTGCCGCGGGGTACAGCGTCACTGCAGCTGCGCACGAAGTCGGTTATGAAAGCCCGACGCAGTTCAGTCGAGAATATGCACGCACCTTTGGTATGCCCCCGGCGAAAGATACGACACGGATCATTACCAGCATGAAGGCCTAG
- the guaA gene encoding glutamine-hydrolyzing GMP synthase, giving the protein MTDIHAHKILILDFGSQYTQLIARRVREIGVYSEVRAFDISEEEIREYQPNGIILAGGPESVTELDSPRAPDCVFEMGLPVLGICYGMQTMAEQLGGSVAGSNKREFGYAQIRVDAENALFKDIKDHVDHETGRGLLDVWMSHGDKVAEAPKEFTITASTPSCPIAAMAWEEKRFYGVQFHPEVTHTLQGQRILEHFVVDICQSECNWTPAQIIEDQIARVRDQVGDRHVLLGLSGGVDSSVVAALLHKAIGDQLTCVFVDNGLLRKNEGDQVMETFAKHMGVRVIRADAESLFLGKLEGVSDPEQKRKVIGNTFIEVFDEESAKIEGVEFLAQGTIYPDVIESAAAKTGKAHVIKSHHNVGGLPEDMKLQLVEPLRELFKDEVRKLGLELGLPYDMVYRHPFPGPGLGVRILGEVKKEYADILRDADAIFIEELHASGWYHKTSQAFAVFLPVKSVGVVGDGRRYEWVIALRAVETIDFMTARWAHLPYELLEKVSNRIINELPGVSRVTYDVSSKPPATIEWE; this is encoded by the coding sequence ATGACCGATATTCACGCCCACAAGATCCTGATCCTCGACTTCGGTTCCCAGTACACCCAGCTGATTGCGCGTCGGGTACGGGAAATCGGTGTCTACTCCGAGGTTCGCGCCTTCGACATCAGCGAAGAAGAAATCCGCGAGTATCAGCCCAACGGTATCATTCTTGCCGGTGGCCCGGAGTCGGTGACCGAACTGGACTCTCCGCGCGCCCCCGATTGCGTGTTCGAGATGGGACTGCCGGTACTGGGCATCTGCTATGGCATGCAGACCATGGCCGAGCAGCTGGGTGGCAGTGTTGCAGGCTCCAACAAGCGCGAGTTCGGTTATGCCCAGATTCGTGTAGATGCCGAGAACGCCCTGTTCAAGGACATCAAGGACCACGTCGACCACGAGACTGGCCGTGGCCTGCTGGATGTGTGGATGAGCCACGGTGACAAGGTGGCGGAAGCGCCCAAGGAATTCACCATTACCGCTTCTACGCCCAGTTGCCCGATCGCTGCCATGGCCTGGGAAGAAAAGCGCTTCTACGGTGTGCAGTTCCACCCGGAAGTGACGCATACCCTGCAGGGCCAGCGAATCCTTGAGCACTTCGTGGTGGATATCTGTCAGAGCGAGTGCAACTGGACGCCGGCACAGATCATTGAAGACCAGATCGCTCGAGTGCGTGACCAGGTCGGTGATCGTCATGTACTGCTGGGACTTTCTGGTGGTGTCGATTCTTCCGTGGTGGCAGCGCTGCTGCACAAGGCCATCGGCGACCAGCTGACCTGCGTATTCGTCGACAATGGCCTGCTGCGCAAGAACGAAGGCGATCAGGTCATGGAAACCTTCGCCAAGCATATGGGCGTGCGCGTGATTCGTGCCGATGCTGAGTCGCTGTTCCTCGGCAAGCTGGAAGGTGTCAGCGATCCCGAGCAGAAGCGCAAAGTCATCGGTAACACCTTCATCGAAGTATTCGATGAGGAATCCGCCAAGATCGAAGGCGTCGAATTCCTGGCCCAGGGCACCATCTATCCGGACGTGATCGAGTCTGCCGCCGCCAAGACCGGCAAGGCCCATGTGATCAAGTCGCACCATAACGTTGGTGGCCTGCCGGAAGACATGAAGCTACAACTGGTCGAGCCGCTGCGCGAACTGTTCAAGGATGAAGTGCGCAAGCTGGGTCTCGAACTTGGCCTGCCGTACGACATGGTCTACCGTCATCCCTTCCCGGGACCGGGCCTGGGCGTGCGCATCCTCGGCGAAGTGAAGAAGGAATACGCCGATATCCTGCGCGATGCCGACGCCATCTTCATCGAAGAACTGCACGCTTCCGGTTGGTACCACAAGACCAGCCAGGCCTTCGCCGTGTTCCTGCCGGTCAAGTCCGTCGGCGTGGTCGGCGACGGTCGTCGTTACGAATGGGTCATCGCCCTGCGCGCCGTGGAAACCATCGACTTCATGACCGCCCGTTGGGCCCACCTGCCTTACGAACTGCTGGAGAAGGTGTCCAACCGCATCATCAACGAGCTGCCCGGCGTCTCCCGCGTGACCTACGACGTATCAAGCAAGCCGCCCGCGACGATTGAGTGGGAATGA
- the guaB gene encoding IMP dehydrogenase, producing MLRMAQEALTFDDVLLVPGYSEILPKDVSLRTRLTRDLFLNIPLASAAMDTVTEARLAIAMAQEGGIGIIHKSMTIAQQATEVRKVKKHESVIVKDPVTVGPKAKLSDLLAMAKEYGFSGFPVVEGESLVGLVTERDMRFQPNHGDSVADIMTPRERLVTVAEGTGLDVIKGKMQEHRVEKMLVVDDDFHLRGLVTFQDIEKARTFPNAAKDADGRLLVGAAVGTGPDTPDRVAALAEAGVDAIVVDTAHGHSKGVIERVRWVKENYPQIQVIGGNIATAAAAKALAEAGADAVKVGIGPGSICTTRIVAGVGVPQISAVANVAEALEPYDIPLIADGGIRFSGDIAKAVVAGASCIMVGGLLAGTEEAPGEVELFQGRTYKAYRGMGSMGAMSQTQGSSDRYFQDKDDGVEKLVPEGIEGRVPYKGMMSAIVHQLMGGLRASMGYTGCSTVDEMRTKPEFVKITAAGFNESHVHDVQITKEAPNYRVG from the coding sequence ATGTTACGTATGGCCCAAGAAGCACTTACGTTTGACGACGTATTGCTCGTTCCCGGCTACTCCGAAATCCTCCCCAAGGATGTCAGTCTCCGGACCCGCTTGACGCGCGACCTCTTCCTCAACATTCCTCTCGCTTCCGCTGCCATGGACACTGTCACCGAAGCGCGCCTGGCGATTGCCATGGCGCAGGAAGGCGGCATCGGCATCATCCACAAGAGCATGACAATCGCCCAGCAGGCGACGGAAGTGCGCAAGGTCAAGAAGCACGAGAGCGTCATCGTCAAGGACCCGGTCACCGTGGGACCCAAGGCCAAGCTGTCCGATCTGCTGGCCATGGCGAAGGAGTATGGCTTCTCTGGTTTCCCTGTTGTCGAAGGCGAGAGCCTGGTCGGTCTGGTCACCGAGCGTGACATGCGCTTCCAGCCCAATCATGGCGATAGCGTGGCCGATATCATGACCCCGCGTGAGCGCCTGGTCACGGTAGCGGAAGGCACTGGGCTGGATGTGATCAAGGGCAAGATGCAGGAGCACCGCGTCGAGAAGATGCTGGTCGTGGATGACGACTTCCACCTGCGTGGCCTGGTCACGTTCCAGGATATCGAGAAAGCTCGTACTTTCCCCAATGCAGCCAAGGATGCCGATGGTCGTCTGCTGGTCGGTGCCGCGGTCGGTACTGGCCCTGACACGCCCGATCGTGTTGCCGCCCTGGCCGAAGCCGGTGTGGATGCCATCGTGGTCGATACCGCTCATGGCCATTCCAAGGGCGTGATCGAGCGTGTGCGCTGGGTCAAGGAGAACTATCCGCAGATTCAGGTCATCGGTGGCAACATCGCTACCGCTGCTGCTGCCAAGGCACTGGCCGAAGCGGGAGCGGACGCGGTCAAGGTCGGGATCGGCCCGGGTTCCATCTGTACCACACGTATCGTCGCTGGTGTCGGTGTTCCCCAGATCAGTGCCGTGGCCAACGTTGCCGAAGCTCTCGAGCCATATGATATCCCGCTGATTGCCGATGGAGGCATCCGCTTCTCCGGTGATATTGCCAAGGCGGTGGTCGCGGGTGCCAGCTGCATCATGGTCGGTGGCCTGTTGGCCGGCACCGAGGAAGCTCCCGGTGAGGTCGAGCTGTTCCAGGGCCGTACCTACAAGGCATACCGCGGCATGGGTTCCATGGGAGCCATGTCCCAGACCCAGGGGTCCAGCGACCGCTACTTCCAGGACAAGGATGACGGTGTCGAGAAACTGGTGCCGGAGGGCATCGAAGGTCGCGTACCTTACAAAGGCATGATGAGCGCCATCGTCCATCAGTTGATGGGCGGTTTGCGTGCCTCCATGGGGTACACCGGCTGTTCCACCGTCGATGAGATGCGTACCAAGCCGGAGTTCGTCAAGATCACCGCTGCCGGCTTCAACGAGTCTCACGTCCATGACGTCCAGATCACCAAGGAAGCGCCCAACTATCGTGTTGGCTAG
- a CDS encoding ABC transporter substrate-binding protein: protein MTALRISLAATVLLVIGLASMWLVVERPKGSVPPPSKLVIAAALDEAVVAPLLEAFGRAYPHIQFEYRDRSSLEVDRSVTEGNPPDVVISSAMPWQMAQVNAGLARHLDSEETRNWPEWAKWRDEVFGFTFEPIVMAYHLELSRHVLPPETHADLLELLDSRQNLLRGRVVTYSPFNSGIGYTLFQQDARYSSRFWDLVTSMGRVETEALENTLRMLEGIDSGRYWLGYNLLGSYALVYAQEHPNVIVQIPTDYSLVMMRMVFVHRDAPHPAAATTFVNFLLSEEGQGVLAGQTPMFSIRPGIKGPYTAARLLGQVGDRLYPIPINASLLAFVDPARREAFIEHWRQAFSGDREAVDERHERESGALIPR, encoded by the coding sequence ATGACTGCCCTGCGTATCAGCCTGGCGGCCACTGTCTTGCTGGTTATTGGGCTGGCCTCCATGTGGCTGGTCGTGGAACGGCCCAAGGGCAGTGTTCCGCCGCCATCCAAGCTGGTGATCGCTGCGGCGCTGGATGAAGCGGTAGTGGCGCCGCTGCTGGAGGCCTTTGGCCGCGCCTATCCGCATATTCAGTTCGAATATCGCGACCGGAGCTCCCTGGAGGTTGACCGCAGTGTCACCGAGGGAAATCCACCGGATGTGGTGATCAGTTCGGCGATGCCCTGGCAGATGGCCCAGGTCAATGCGGGGCTGGCGCGCCACCTGGATAGCGAGGAGACACGCAACTGGCCGGAATGGGCCAAATGGCGCGATGAAGTCTTCGGCTTCACTTTCGAACCTATTGTGATGGCTTACCATCTCGAGCTTTCCCGTCATGTTCTGCCCCCGGAAACCCATGCGGACCTGCTTGAGTTGCTGGATTCCCGACAGAACCTTCTGCGCGGTCGGGTCGTGACCTATTCGCCTTTTAACAGTGGCATCGGATACACATTGTTCCAGCAGGATGCGCGCTATTCTTCGCGTTTCTGGGATCTGGTGACCAGCATGGGGAGGGTCGAGACAGAGGCGCTGGAGAATACCCTGCGCATGCTTGAGGGCATAGATAGCGGACGTTATTGGCTAGGCTATAACCTGCTGGGCTCCTATGCCCTGGTCTATGCCCAGGAACACCCCAATGTCATCGTCCAGATTCCCACGGATTACAGCCTGGTCATGATGCGTATGGTGTTCGTGCATCGGGATGCACCACATCCTGCCGCTGCGACGACATTCGTCAATTTCCTGCTCAGCGAGGAAGGGCAGGGCGTACTCGCAGGGCAGACGCCGATGTTCAGCATTCGGCCAGGGATCAAGGGGCCTTACACCGCGGCTCGCTTGCTCGGGCAAGTAGGAGATCGCCTGTATCCGATCCCTATCAATGCCTCACTGCTGGCCTTCGTCGACCCCGCCAGGCGTGAAGCCTTCATCGAGCACTGGCGGCAGGCTTTCTCCGGGGACAGGGAGGCCGTGGACGAGAGACATGAACGAGAAAGTGGCGCCTTGATCCCTAGGTAA
- a CDS encoding sensor histidine kinase: protein MIVVTGSLKRRMAAWLLVTVIGLGALLMIEAWVSSRQAADRAFDAQLEAAALSISEAVQWQDGRPEVVIPVSALQILATSSQERVFYAVLDSQERRLSSNWEVTIPQALRDSVRKAPLETALHTAYGELRVYGREVSAPGWVSQGPVQVWVGHTLGGRQTLALTLFKQAVSRFLAMVLLAGVLMALTIRVALMPLRRLRHQLRLREADDMRPLDAEVPKEMHELVQTLDQLFTRQREGREVLLRFTADASHQLKTPLAGLQTISELALRSSDPGQWRAALEEVHGSAERTSRLAGQLLSLARLRHLDDAPQRQRVELCGLVRDVALEWAGRDEANRHDLGLDTLPTQPLWVEAEAWALRELIGNVIDNALRYTPAGSSITLGLRREENEGCLTIRDDGPGVPEEQLERLCRPFERLGRQGTEGSGLGMAIVDSIARRLGGHLKVANLSPSGLVVELRLRLAEEEAS, encoded by the coding sequence GTGATTGTCGTCACTGGTTCGCTCAAGCGGCGCATGGCCGCTTGGTTGCTGGTGACCGTCATCGGGCTTGGTGCTTTGTTGATGATCGAAGCATGGGTCAGCAGCCGTCAGGCGGCGGACCGTGCGTTCGATGCGCAACTCGAGGCGGCCGCCTTGAGCATCTCCGAGGCCGTCCAGTGGCAGGATGGACGCCCGGAAGTGGTGATTCCTGTATCGGCGTTGCAGATCCTTGCCACCAGTTCTCAGGAACGAGTGTTTTATGCCGTTCTCGATAGCCAAGAACGTCGCTTGTCCTCCAACTGGGAGGTGACGATTCCGCAAGCCTTGCGTGACAGCGTGCGCAAGGCCCCTCTGGAAACGGCATTGCATACCGCCTATGGCGAATTGCGTGTCTACGGTCGCGAAGTGTCAGCGCCTGGGTGGGTCAGCCAGGGACCGGTTCAGGTCTGGGTCGGGCACACGCTCGGTGGACGTCAAACACTGGCCCTTACGCTGTTCAAGCAAGCAGTATCGCGTTTCCTTGCCATGGTGTTGCTGGCCGGCGTTCTGATGGCGCTGACCATACGCGTGGCATTGATGCCTTTGCGTCGCCTGCGTCACCAGTTGCGTCTGCGCGAGGCTGACGACATGCGTCCGCTGGACGCCGAAGTGCCCAAGGAAATGCATGAATTGGTTCAGACATTGGATCAACTGTTCACACGCCAACGTGAAGGACGAGAAGTGCTGCTGCGTTTCACCGCCGATGCCAGCCATCAGCTCAAGACGCCACTGGCCGGCTTGCAGACCATCAGTGAACTGGCGCTGCGCAGCTCGGACCCTGGACAGTGGCGCGCAGCGCTGGAAGAGGTACATGGCAGCGCCGAACGTACCAGTCGACTTGCTGGACAATTACTGTCGCTGGCGCGCTTGCGCCATCTTGATGACGCGCCGCAGCGCCAGCGTGTGGAATTGTGCGGACTGGTGAGGGATGTTGCTCTGGAATGGGCGGGGCGCGATGAAGCCAATAGGCATGACCTGGGGCTTGATACGTTACCGACCCAGCCGTTGTGGGTGGAAGCGGAAGCCTGGGCGTTGCGCGAGTTGATCGGCAATGTCATCGATAACGCACTGCGTTATACGCCGGCTGGCAGCAGCATTACTCTGGGGCTGCGGAGAGAAGAAAACGAAGGTTGCCTGACGATTCGTGATGATGGCCCCGGTGTGCCCGAAGAACAGCTGGAACGCCTGTGCCGACCCTTTGAGCGTCTGGGCAGGCAGGGAACCGAGGGTTCGGGGCTGGGTATGGCGATTGTCGATAGCATCGCTCGGCGTCTTGGCGGTCATTTGAAAGTAGCGAACCTGTCGCCGTCAGGGCTCGTTGTTGAGTTGCGCTTACGCCTGGCAGAGGAGGAGGCCTCATGA